Proteins from a genomic interval of Nostoc sp. TCL240-02:
- a CDS encoding cupin domain-containing protein, with amino-acid sequence MSEQTFIQINPERWLDIEQFPGAKFFPLAEPVSQGSIHLLTMKAGTTIPIHTHPCDEYVYVMKGVVETGGKTCSSGIFWFTPAHTQQGPHIAITDVEILTIRLGEMGVFESP; translated from the coding sequence ATGTCAGAACAGACTTTTATTCAAATTAATCCTGAGCGATGGCTGGACATTGAGCAGTTTCCTGGTGCTAAGTTTTTCCCTTTAGCCGAACCTGTATCACAGGGTTCAATACACCTACTGACAATGAAGGCAGGTACAACGATTCCCATTCACACTCATCCTTGCGATGAATATGTTTATGTGATGAAAGGAGTAGTGGAAACTGGGGGAAAGACTTGTTCTAGTGGAATTTTTTGGTTCACGCCAGCCCATACTCAACAAGGGCCCCACATAGCCATCACCGATGTGGAAATACTCACAATTAGGCTAGGGGAAATGGGCGTGTTTGAGTCGCCTTAG
- a CDS encoding 2-isopropylmalate synthase, giving the protein MASQPDRVIIFDTTLRDGEQSPGATLNVEEKLAIAHQLALLGVDVIEAGFAVASPGDFQAVKSIAEQVGIPGGPIICSLARAIRQDIHAAAEALKGAARPRIHTMISTSDIHLKYQLKKSRSEVLAIASEMIAYAKSFVDDVEFSPMDASRTEPEFLYEVLEMAIAAGATTINIPDTVGYCTPKEIGTLIQGIRDHVSNIDEVILSIHTQNDLGLATANALAAIEYGVRQVECTINGIGERAGNAALEEIVMALQVRKPFFNPYFGHPVDADTPLTNIKTQEIYKTSSLVSQLTGMLIQPNKAIVGANAFAHESGIHQDGIIKHRETYEIMEAAAIGLPENRIVLGKHSGRNAFRTRLKELGFELNEADLNKAFNRFKEVADKKKEVSDWDLEAIVRDETQIQVESGFQIEHVQVICGDCTCPTATITIVTPDGKILTDASVGTGPVDAVYQAINQLVQIPNQLIEFSVQSVTGGIDALGTVTVRLKHQERIFSGQASDTDIVVAAAYAHINALNRLYRYLQTERSHFDEINTAVVSG; this is encoded by the coding sequence ATCGCATCTCAACCAGACCGAGTTATTATCTTCGACACTACGCTACGCGATGGCGAACAGTCACCAGGCGCAACCCTCAATGTAGAAGAGAAATTAGCGATCGCTCATCAACTAGCTCTCCTCGGTGTCGATGTGATTGAAGCCGGTTTTGCCGTTGCTAGTCCGGGAGATTTTCAAGCTGTTAAAAGCATTGCGGAACAAGTCGGGATACCTGGCGGGCCAATCATTTGCAGTTTAGCTAGAGCTATTCGCCAAGATATTCATGCCGCTGCCGAAGCTTTGAAAGGCGCGGCTCGTCCGAGAATCCACACGATGATTTCTACCTCTGATATTCACCTGAAATATCAATTGAAAAAGTCTCGCAGCGAAGTATTAGCGATCGCATCAGAAATGATTGCTTATGCCAAATCCTTTGTAGACGATGTAGAATTTTCACCAATGGATGCTAGCCGCACTGAGCCAGAGTTTCTTTATGAAGTTTTGGAGATGGCGATCGCAGCAGGTGCAACTACAATCAATATTCCTGATACCGTTGGTTACTGTACACCCAAGGAAATCGGAACTCTAATTCAGGGAATTCGAGACCATGTTTCCAATATCGATGAGGTGATTCTTTCCATTCACACTCAAAATGATTTGGGTTTGGCGACAGCTAACGCTTTGGCAGCAATTGAATATGGCGTGCGTCAGGTGGAGTGTACCATTAATGGCATTGGGGAACGAGCAGGTAATGCTGCATTAGAAGAAATTGTGATGGCGTTGCAGGTTCGCAAACCATTTTTCAACCCTTATTTTGGTCATCCGGTTGATGCCGATACACCCTTGACTAATATTAAGACTCAGGAGATTTACAAAACCTCATCCTTAGTTTCCCAATTAACCGGAATGCTGATTCAGCCCAATAAAGCGATCGTGGGAGCAAACGCTTTTGCCCATGAGTCTGGAATTCACCAAGATGGGATCATCAAGCACCGCGAGACTTATGAAATTATGGAAGCTGCTGCGATCGGTTTGCCAGAAAATCGCATTGTTTTGGGTAAGCACTCTGGACGAAATGCTTTTCGTACTAGGCTCAAGGAATTGGGTTTTGAATTGAACGAGGCGGATTTGAATAAAGCCTTCAATCGGTTCAAAGAAGTCGCTGATAAGAAAAAAGAAGTCTCAGATTGGGATTTAGAAGCGATCGTTCGAGATGAAACGCAGATTCAAGTAGAAAGTGGCTTCCAAATCGAACACGTTCAGGTAATTTGTGGTGACTGCACTTGTCCAACTGCAACTATTACAATTGTTACCCCCGATGGCAAAATCCTCACAGATGCGAGTGTAGGCACTGGCCCAGTGGATGCGGTGTATCAAGCAATCAATCAATTGGTGCAGATTCCCAATCAACTGATTGAGTTTTCTGTCCAATCTGTGACTGGCGGAATTGATGCACTGGGAACTGTGACAGTTCGCTTGAAGCATCAGGAGCGGATATTCTCTGGGCAAGCATCTGATACTGATATTGTGGTAGCCGCAGCTTATGCTCATATCAACGCCCTGAATCGCCTTTATCGTTATTTACAAACAGAGAGATCCCATTTTGATGAAATAAACACTGCTGTTGTCTCTGGATAG
- a CDS encoding helix-turn-helix domain-containing protein, with product MGSYLDIERLASLVRKKRGSRGLRETSAEIGNVSPSTLSRVESGKMPDMETFLALCNWLEVPPAELFRTSKEEQLNTPEVIAIQLRADKNLDPAIANALASLVKAAYRDLSQNDGELKQDP from the coding sequence ATGGGAAGTTATCTAGATATAGAACGGTTAGCAAGCCTAGTCCGCAAAAAACGCGGCAGCAGAGGACTACGGGAAACATCGGCGGAGATTGGTAACGTTAGTCCATCCACTCTTTCACGAGTAGAGAGTGGGAAAATGCCGGATATGGAAACTTTTCTGGCACTTTGTAACTGGCTAGAAGTGCCGCCTGCGGAGTTGTTTAGAACCTCAAAGGAGGAGCAACTGAATACGCCTGAAGTGATCGCTATTCAACTACGCGCTGACAAAAATCTTGATCCAGCGATCGCGAATGCTTTAGCATCTTTAGTTAAAGCAGCGTATCGCGATCTCTCTCAAAATGATGGCGAATTGAAGCAAGATCCCTAA
- a CDS encoding molybdenum cofactor biosynthesis protein MoaE, which yields MTTTLVSAVKPKAEDSFAISFAPLSLEEIYAKSDDPANGAVVLMSGVVRNQTDGKPVIALEYQAYEPMALRIFYQIAADIRLSTSDVNRVVIHHRTGRLQVGEISVLVAVGCPHRSEAFEACQYAIDTLKHNAPIWKKEHWEDGSSCWVSIGACEQLAENCS from the coding sequence ATGACGACTACACTTGTTTCTGCTGTTAAACCAAAAGCCGAAGATAGTTTTGCCATTAGCTTTGCACCCTTGTCTCTTGAAGAAATCTATGCCAAGTCTGATGATCCAGCCAACGGTGCTGTGGTTCTGATGAGTGGCGTAGTTCGCAATCAAACTGATGGTAAACCTGTAATTGCTCTAGAGTATCAAGCTTATGAACCTATGGCATTGCGGATATTTTATCAAATTGCTGCTGATATTCGCTTATCTACGTCTGATGTCAATCGGGTAGTGATTCATCATCGCACCGGACGTTTGCAAGTTGGAGAAATTAGCGTTTTAGTAGCAGTGGGTTGTCCTCATCGGAGTGAGGCATTTGAAGCTTGCCAGTATGCTATTGATACCCTCAAACACAATGCACCTATATGGAAGAAAGAACATTGGGAAGATGGTTCTAGTTGCTGGGTAAGTATCGGTGCTTGCGAACAGTTAGCAGAAAATTGTTCTTAA
- a CDS encoding FAD-dependent oxidoreductase, protein MKHRHKVAYSLISLIGLNFISTLVAFDSANATLPRTPDKTVNCEILVVGGGLSGVATAYEGLLAGRTVCLTEITDWLGGQISSQGTSALDERPTQRALKFYSRGYLELRNRIGRKYGKLNPGDCWVSESCFLPRDAHAILTDMLKDAEKQGKGKLQWFPNTVIKDLEIAADGKIINSAIAIQHQPPKGAPPLNTFTLSQSIEDSYSYENSSRFTKTILRFLPKEAKGDAPKWYIVDASETGEIIALADVPYRLGIDARSYLEPSSSSTNSDPYCPQGFTYTFAMEATKEPQPQTMPPFYLQYAPYFSYELTRLANFDLVFTYRRIWSPNKGKPAKFGGVSFDAPTPGDISMQNWTWGNDYRPGTAKDNLIYSRQQLQSTGQLNPGGWMGGLRTETLRKAEENALSFYYWLVAGTTDSQLGEGVKQQQTNNRFVSGLNSPMGTVHGLSKYPYMREGRRIIGRPSWGQPGGFGIWEIDISRRDYNDKYYSQTLPEDMYRRLRAAVAGLEAISVIDGKVPPDKAMRRTRSTIFPDSVGIGHYAIDFHPCMVNSPPEAPGNTERPGERRGAGQAYPFQIALRAMIPQKIDNLLVGGKSIATSHIAAAAYRVHSFEWSSGAAAGTVASFAIKNAIAPYKLVDNLPKQEPQLEALKRLLQQNGNPTAFPDTSIFNENWDNWR, encoded by the coding sequence ATGAAGCACAGACACAAAGTAGCTTATAGCTTAATATCGCTAATCGGTCTCAATTTCATATCTACCTTAGTTGCATTTGATTCTGCAAACGCTACATTACCGAGAACCCCAGATAAAACTGTCAATTGCGAGATTTTAGTTGTCGGTGGTGGACTATCTGGTGTCGCCACAGCTTACGAGGGGTTACTAGCCGGACGAACGGTTTGTCTGACGGAAATTACTGACTGGCTGGGAGGACAAATTTCTTCTCAAGGGACATCTGCGTTAGACGAACGCCCAACCCAACGGGCTCTCAAATTCTATTCTCGCGGCTATCTGGAATTACGAAACCGCATTGGGCGCAAATACGGTAAACTTAACCCCGGTGATTGTTGGGTAAGTGAATCCTGCTTTCTTCCCCGCGATGCTCACGCCATTTTGACCGATATGCTCAAAGATGCCGAGAAGCAAGGTAAAGGGAAGTTGCAATGGTTTCCCAACACGGTAATTAAGGATTTGGAAATTGCTGCTGATGGCAAGATAATTAATAGTGCGATCGCTATCCAACATCAACCACCAAAAGGCGCACCACCTCTCAATACCTTTACTTTATCTCAAAGTATTGAAGATTCTTATAGTTACGAAAACTCATCTCGATTTACCAAAACTATTCTCCGTTTTCTCCCCAAGGAAGCGAAAGGGGATGCTCCGAAATGGTACATCGTAGATGCCAGCGAAACTGGAGAAATTATTGCCCTTGCTGATGTTCCCTATCGATTAGGCATTGATGCCCGTTCTTACCTAGAACCCTCTTCTTCCAGCACCAACAGCGATCCTTATTGCCCTCAAGGATTTACCTACACCTTTGCAATGGAGGCAACTAAGGAACCTCAACCACAGACGATGCCCCCCTTCTATTTACAATATGCGCCATATTTTAGCTATGAATTAACGCGACTGGCTAACTTTGATTTGGTTTTCACTTATCGTCGCATTTGGAGTCCCAACAAAGGCAAACCAGCAAAATTCGGTGGTGTAAGTTTTGATGCTCCTACACCAGGGGATATCTCTATGCAAAACTGGACTTGGGGTAACGACTACCGCCCCGGAACAGCCAAGGATAACCTGATTTACAGTCGCCAGCAGTTACAAAGCACTGGACAGTTAAACCCAGGGGGCTGGATGGGAGGACTGCGGACAGAAACCCTCCGCAAAGCAGAGGAAAATGCCCTCTCATTCTATTATTGGTTAGTAGCTGGGACTACAGATTCCCAACTGGGGGAGGGTGTAAAGCAACAGCAAACCAATAACCGCTTTGTTTCTGGGCTAAATTCCCCGATGGGAACAGTGCATGGTTTATCGAAATATCCCTATATGCGCGAAGGACGGCGCATCATTGGCCGCCCCAGTTGGGGACAACCTGGTGGCTTTGGTATTTGGGAAATTGATATTTCTCGCCGAGATTACAACGATAAGTATTACTCCCAGACGCTGCCAGAAGATATGTATCGGAGGCTACGAGCAGCAGTTGCAGGTTTAGAAGCAATATCAGTAATTGACGGTAAAGTTCCACCAGATAAAGCAATGCGACGGACTCGTTCTACCATCTTCCCCGATTCTGTGGGTATTGGTCACTATGCTATAGATTTCCATCCTTGTATGGTGAATAGTCCTCCAGAAGCCCCTGGTAACACAGAACGTCCAGGTGAAAGGCGTGGTGCTGGCCAAGCTTATCCCTTCCAAATCGCTCTCAGAGCTATGATTCCCCAGAAAATTGATAATTTGCTAGTAGGAGGCAAAAGCATTGCTACTAGTCATATTGCTGCTGCTGCCTATCGAGTTCATTCCTTTGAATGGTCGTCTGGCGCTGCTGCGGGAACTGTCGCTAGTTTTGCCATCAAAAATGCGATCGCACCATACAAACTAGTCGATAACTTACCCAAACAAGAGCCACAACTCGAAGCTCTCAAACGGCTTTTGCAACAAAATGGCAACCCCACTGCTTTCCCCGATACATCCATTTTTAACGAAAACTGGGATAATTGGCGGTAG
- the clpS gene encoding ATP-dependent Clp protease adapter ClpS, which yields MVRNLSADVYGMTTAPTITPERSSQVTRKTYPNYKVIVLNDDFNTFQHVAECLMKYIPGMSGDRAWELTNQVHYEGQAIVWVGPQEPAELYHQQLRRAGLTMAPLEAA from the coding sequence ATGGTTAGGAACCTTTCAGCAGATGTTTACGGGATGACCACAGCACCAACTATAACTCCTGAACGGTCTAGTCAAGTTACCCGTAAGACTTATCCGAATTACAAAGTGATTGTATTAAATGATGATTTTAATACATTCCAACATGTGGCTGAATGTTTAATGAAATATATTCCGGGAATGAGTGGCGATCGCGCGTGGGAGCTGACTAATCAGGTACACTATGAAGGTCAAGCGATCGTTTGGGTCGGCCCTCAAGAACCTGCGGAACTCTATCATCAGCAGCTGCGCCGAGCAGGTTTGACAATGGCACCTCTAGAAGCAGCTTAA
- a CDS encoding DUF2103 domain-containing protein: MGKPTADSLRAASQKAARLVWNHSTHLSGLIPILERLCQQDGIQTVTPGVIGRARGHCPKMQLRVSVPIRGGYKVIARQGKTVQEVFILTPLAQSELETALAIAMKS; this comes from the coding sequence ATGGGCAAACCCACCGCAGATTCCCTCCGGGCGGCTTCACAAAAAGCTGCCAGATTGGTTTGGAATCACTCGACACACCTTTCTGGTCTAATCCCAATTTTAGAACGTCTTTGTCAGCAGGATGGCATCCAAACTGTAACGCCAGGGGTCATTGGGCGGGCAAGAGGTCATTGTCCAAAAATGCAACTGCGTGTCTCAGTACCGATTCGCGGCGGCTATAAAGTAATTGCACGGCAGGGAAAGACAGTACAAGAAGTGTTTATTTTGACTCCTTTGGCGCAGTCAGAACTGGAAACGGCATTAGCGATCGCAATGAAATCTTAA
- a CDS encoding KTSC domain-containing protein, whose amino-acid sequence MKLSKVDLSSLVAIAHSDGYLQLLLDRGDELEFLEIPAPIQAYEGLQELNEAIAQTPALPFEEEAIAMLPVSSSMAIAVGYDRDEQILQVEFQSGSVYQYLGVDEDTWEDLHASDSVGSFFNQEIKGRYDCDRLDNADYTID is encoded by the coding sequence ATGAAGCTATCTAAGGTAGACTTGAGCAGTTTAGTAGCGATCGCTCATTCTGATGGATATTTGCAGTTGTTGCTCGATCGAGGCGACGAACTAGAGTTTTTGGAAATTCCAGCGCCGATACAAGCTTATGAAGGATTGCAAGAACTGAACGAGGCGATTGCCCAAACGCCTGCACTACCCTTTGAAGAAGAAGCAATCGCTATGTTACCAGTTAGCTCATCAATGGCGATCGCTGTAGGATATGATCGCGACGAACAAATTTTGCAAGTTGAGTTTCAAAGTGGATCTGTTTATCAATACTTAGGCGTAGACGAGGATACCTGGGAAGATTTACACGCCTCTGACTCAGTTGGCAGCTTTTTCAATCAAGAGATTAAAGGCAGATATGACTGCGATCGTCTAGATAATGCAGATTATACTATTGACTAA
- a CDS encoding RNaseH domain-containing protein yields the protein MPKKNVRPPILLPARMNLAEDALTDLEIAVLEFPFAEIVADFRNSMEEVLSANRKKKVWIPYRQLNNGLLACASTLTHSFEYFDTDDYRALAVGTVENPLRVPTPEQIHELVIIWAQEWAKQFDGKGKADQVNSVCDRFLENMTIIPTNWNWQPITPKTLIQNINAEKGLGYQAIPSFLATLLHGKKCVIHSGQREQEIQWRKVQGDGSGRTGLFLVSQAFPALYTDDYSNEREGYFVYRLDFRVQIQAGRFNQNSKLKPWIFLHLSCQRYAHEPLIEMNYGRDISVLMGMNEERLSGYEVDSTLIRLTIENNGREDSNLWKFQLPNLLAAFKARPLETTENILGNPADYGNLYNYSNWNRDEYYLVHAEGYKYEHENHKRGHSIKPGFSLQERGDIVAQVLELLNGVLIPDDPMQCDIPAPSGQKTPLAMRDYEYISQPPSFTKQQKEKLIEKEIKQRVDNRRQERQTIIADAIERALQGKPIHIFLLWRERDTCDVTYQTLRDAFLLNQGEDFPEHIKVSSVWINDPNLLKPLDTAGLAPKDGQEFDKQIRKQHQMKLDAWRDFLKHKIIASIDSTTKPYCFAIVEIGQTKKKGVHPKQSIYRVVREACVLEKIGSQMVQTVKPKSADKEDESTDIPLSYSKKTEGRILNAVLDLTLRQVGALYGLPSEVYKRAGIPKEIAQNLDVIALCRRKTTQGQENIHYALAVRLRANGVVDVLFPDHNNWIPYAQAGIELGQIFSRVRCDRNYKTVQLQGIELAKFAADVLTQVSEKPTLVLIEADVWRNERGEENGGQAWFQLKNEYLLAKRDILDFQHIPGHACVYPRDHNQLRNLLGIIRFRTGDETTQYITNRETWNENSPARDLIRLSGFYDTSVTELLHYFSIGRLPQTQKAQDTSTARELYMLDSQDDEYGVNIAFKHQQMIEILPFFVHPDFQKTEESLKSLCRVPHYLRISPAWSMGNIHLPYPMHLGKQLIKDHLCILGVEV from the coding sequence ATGCCTAAAAAAAACGTGCGACCTCCTATTCTCTTACCTGCCAGAATGAATCTTGCAGAAGATGCTCTTACAGATTTGGAAATTGCGGTACTTGAGTTTCCATTTGCAGAAATTGTTGCGGACTTTCGTAACAGTATGGAAGAAGTTCTCTCAGCTAATCGTAAGAAAAAGGTCTGGATACCATATCGACAGTTAAACAATGGATTGCTTGCCTGTGCATCAACGTTGACACATAGTTTTGAATACTTTGATACAGACGATTATCGAGCATTAGCTGTAGGAACAGTTGAAAATCCGTTGCGAGTTCCAACACCTGAGCAAATACATGAGTTAGTGATTATTTGGGCGCAGGAGTGGGCAAAGCAATTTGATGGTAAGGGTAAAGCAGATCAGGTGAATAGTGTTTGCGATCGCTTCCTTGAAAACATGACCATAATTCCCACTAATTGGAATTGGCAACCTATAACTCCAAAAACGCTCATTCAAAACATCAATGCTGAAAAAGGACTGGGATACCAAGCCATTCCTAGTTTCTTAGCAACATTGCTGCATGGAAAAAAATGTGTTATTCACTCTGGGCAAAGAGAGCAAGAAATCCAGTGGCGCAAGGTACAAGGCGATGGCTCAGGTCGTACTGGACTATTCCTAGTCAGTCAAGCATTTCCGGCACTGTACACAGATGACTATAGTAACGAAAGGGAAGGTTATTTTGTATATCGCTTGGATTTTCGCGTTCAGATTCAAGCAGGGCGATTCAACCAAAATAGCAAGCTTAAACCGTGGATTTTTTTGCATTTAAGTTGCCAACGATATGCTCATGAGCCATTAATTGAAATGAATTACGGTCGTGATATCTCTGTGCTGATGGGAATGAATGAGGAACGTTTATCTGGTTACGAAGTAGATTCAACTTTGATACGTCTTACCATTGAAAACAATGGAAGAGAAGATAGTAATTTGTGGAAATTTCAATTGCCAAATCTGTTAGCTGCATTCAAAGCGCGTCCCCTTGAAACAACTGAGAACATTCTTGGCAATCCTGCGGACTACGGCAATTTATATAATTATTCAAACTGGAATAGAGATGAATATTATTTAGTTCATGCTGAAGGATATAAGTATGAACATGAAAACCATAAAAGAGGACATAGTATTAAACCAGGATTTAGTTTGCAGGAACGCGGTGATATCGTTGCTCAAGTTTTAGAACTTTTAAATGGTGTTTTGATACCTGATGATCCAATGCAGTGTGATATTCCTGCTCCATCTGGTCAAAAAACACCCTTGGCTATGCGCGATTACGAATATATTTCTCAACCTCCAAGTTTTACAAAACAACAAAAAGAAAAGCTGATTGAAAAAGAAATTAAACAACGTGTAGATAACCGTCGTCAAGAAAGACAAACGATCATTGCTGATGCTATTGAGCGGGCATTGCAAGGAAAACCCATACATATTTTTCTTCTGTGGCGCGAACGAGATACCTGTGATGTAACTTACCAGACATTGCGTGATGCTTTCCTGCTCAATCAAGGAGAAGATTTTCCAGAGCATATCAAAGTATCATCTGTATGGATTAATGATCCAAATCTTTTGAAACCCCTCGACACAGCCGGACTTGCACCTAAAGATGGTCAAGAGTTTGACAAACAGATTCGCAAGCAGCATCAAATGAAACTCGATGCATGGCGCGACTTTCTGAAACATAAGATTATTGCTTCAATTGACTCTACTACTAAGCCTTACTGTTTTGCGATCGTTGAGATTGGACAAACAAAAAAGAAGGGAGTTCATCCTAAACAAAGCATTTATAGAGTAGTTCGTGAAGCTTGTGTGTTAGAAAAAATCGGTTCCCAAATGGTGCAAACAGTTAAACCAAAATCAGCTGACAAAGAAGATGAAAGCACAGATATACCGCTATCTTACAGCAAGAAGACAGAAGGACGTATTTTGAATGCTGTACTGGATCTAACGCTACGCCAAGTTGGGGCACTCTATGGACTGCCCTCAGAAGTTTATAAACGGGCAGGAATACCCAAAGAAATTGCCCAAAATCTAGATGTAATTGCCCTTTGCCGCCGAAAAACTACTCAAGGTCAAGAGAATATTCACTATGCCTTAGCTGTTCGTCTGCGGGCAAATGGTGTAGTTGATGTGTTATTCCCCGATCACAACAATTGGATTCCTTATGCACAGGCGGGGATTGAACTGGGACAGATTTTCTCACGGGTACGGTGCGATCGCAATTACAAAACAGTTCAGTTACAGGGAATAGAGCTTGCAAAATTTGCGGCGGATGTACTAACGCAAGTAAGCGAAAAACCTACCCTTGTCTTAATCGAAGCCGATGTATGGCGTAATGAACGTGGTGAAGAAAACGGAGGTCAAGCTTGGTTCCAACTAAAAAATGAATATCTGCTTGCAAAACGGGATATATTAGACTTCCAACACATTCCCGGTCACGCTTGTGTATATCCTCGTGATCATAACCAACTTAGAAACCTGCTAGGAATAATTCGCTTCCGCACTGGCGACGAGACAACTCAATACATCACCAATCGAGAAACTTGGAACGAGAATTCTCCAGCACGAGATTTAATTCGCTTAAGTGGTTTTTACGATACCTCTGTCACTGAGTTACTCCATTACTTCTCTATCGGAAGATTACCGCAAACACAAAAAGCTCAAGATACTTCAACAGCACGCGAACTCTATATGCTCGATTCTCAAGATGACGAATACGGTGTAAATATTGCATTCAAGCACCAGCAGATGATAGAAATCTTGCCATTTTTCGTTCATCCAGATTTTCAAAAAACAGAAGAAAGCCTAAAATCACTTTGCCGAGTACCGCACTACTTACGAATCTCACCAGCATGGTCTATGGGTAATATTCATTTACCATATCCAATGCATTTAGGCAAACAACTAATAAAAGATCACTTATGCATTCTTGGTGTAGAAGTCTGA
- a CDS encoding ImmA/IrrE family metallo-endopeptidase, protein MSLIQSLSPEFRQRCEAIATEQRSLLRVRSFEPLPADILATKLRATLFTPDRVPNLEPEQVAVLLASDGWSAGIIRYNPLWIVYNPRHTPARYESNLMHEIAHVLFNHKPVGFDSLTGLPKRKQNNEDEATYLGGCLQIPKRGLLWATQRKMLLSEIATHFGASEAMVKFRSNVTEVSVKC, encoded by the coding sequence ATGTCATTAATTCAAAGTCTATCGCCGGAATTTAGGCAACGCTGTGAAGCGATCGCAACTGAACAACGAAGCTTACTTCGAGTGCGATCGTTTGAACCGTTACCCGCAGACATTCTAGCAACCAAGTTACGAGCAACACTTTTTACACCCGATCGGGTTCCAAATTTAGAGCCAGAGCAAGTAGCGGTATTACTTGCTAGCGATGGGTGGTCAGCAGGGATTATACGCTATAACCCACTATGGATTGTATACAACCCGCGTCATACACCTGCACGGTATGAATCAAATCTGATGCATGAAATAGCTCATGTGTTGTTCAATCATAAGCCTGTTGGCTTTGATTCGTTAACTGGACTACCAAAACGCAAACAAAACAACGAAGATGAAGCAACTTATCTAGGAGGATGTCTTCAAATTCCCAAACGTGGTCTACTGTGGGCGACACAACGAAAGATGCTGTTATCTGAGATTGCAACACATTTTGGCGCTAGTGAAGCGATGGTGAAGTTTCGCAGCAATGTAACTGAAGTCTCTGTCAAATGCTAA
- a CDS encoding class I SAM-dependent methyltransferase, giving the protein MNQQLELNEYKQQIADLYSRRGQTYDEGDWHPRIAHRLVEHAHISQGQHILDIATGTGMVAIEAAQLVGFAGRVVGVDISTGMLEQAKRKIEALGLNNIELVLADAEKLNFPANSFDVVLCSSALIWMANVPAALRLWHQFLKPNGLIGFHAFADTAFVEGVTVQKVAEKYGVSLAFSKPTGTIEKCHELLKTAGFEVIEIKSEQDGSYISLEQAKRMWSGSSHPVPGQFPNPLSQLSSEQLKEVKAEFEAELAALVTEQGIWNDMTIFYTFGRKPRLTSP; this is encoded by the coding sequence ATGAATCAACAATTAGAGTTGAATGAATATAAGCAACAGATTGCCGATTTATACAGTCGCAGAGGCCAAACTTATGACGAAGGCGATTGGCATCCTCGAATTGCTCATCGTCTGGTTGAACATGCACACATTAGCCAAGGACAGCATATTTTAGACATTGCAACTGGGACAGGTATGGTGGCGATTGAAGCAGCACAGCTTGTCGGTTTTGCAGGTCGAGTTGTAGGAGTAGACATTTCAACTGGGATGCTTGAGCAGGCAAAACGCAAGATTGAGGCGTTGGGGCTGAATAATATTGAGCTTGTACTCGCAGATGCTGAGAAACTGAACTTTCCAGCCAACAGTTTTGATGTTGTTCTATGTTCCTCAGCCCTGATTTGGATGGCTAACGTTCCAGCCGCATTACGCCTTTGGCATCAATTCCTCAAACCTAATGGACTAATTGGTTTTCATGCATTCGCAGACACAGCTTTTGTGGAAGGGGTAACAGTGCAAAAAGTTGCTGAGAAATATGGCGTTTCACTCGCATTCAGTAAACCAACAGGCACTATTGAAAAGTGCCACGAACTACTAAAAACAGCAGGTTTTGAGGTGATTGAAATTAAGTCTGAGCAAGATGGTAGCTATATTAGCCTAGAACAGGCAAAGCGGATGTGGTCTGGAAGTTCTCATCCAGTACCTGGGCAATTTCCAAATCCCCTCTCGCAACTCTCATCTGAGCAACTAAAGGAAGTGAAGGCGGAATTTGAAGCAGAATTAGCAGCATTAGTGACGGAACAGGGTATTTGGAACGATATGACAATTTTTTATACTTTTGGTCGCAAGCCACGATTAACCTCTCCCTGA